The window GTCGCCGCGTTCGAGTCGACCTACCCGATCCTGTCGGCGTTCCGCTGGCAGCGCAGCTACCTCGCGATCGCGGCGACGCCGATCACCCCGAGCCAGGTCCTCGCGGGCCAACTCGGCTGGATCGCGGTTCGCCTGAGCTTTACCGCCGTCGCGTTCACGCTGGTCGCGGCCGTGCTGGGGGCGATCACCGGGCCCGGAATCATCCTGTCGATCCTGATCAGCGTGCTGACCGGGATGGCGATGAGCGCGCCGATCGTGGCGTACTCCGCGACCCTCGAGAACGAGGGCCAAGGGTTCAACGTCGTGTTCCGGTTCATCATCATCCCGATGACGCTGTTCGCGGGCACGTTCTTCCCGGTCGACCAGTTACCCGGCTGGGTCCAGCCGCTGGTGTGGATCACCCCGCTCTGGCACGGCACCGAACTCTCCCGCGACGCCGCGTTCGCCACCCTGGAGCTGTGGCCCACGCTCGGCCACCTCACCTACCTGACAGCGATGGTCGCCGTCGGCGCGTACCTCGGTCGGCGCGTGTTCATCCGAAGGCTGGCGGTGTAGATGACTCAGACCATCATGCGTCCCGAGGCCGAGCCCGCGGGCTTGATGTTCCGCATGCTGCCCACGGGGATGTACGCGGGCCGGTCGTCGGTCCTCGTCGAACGGTCCTACCTGGTCAACAAGCGGGCCTGGCTGATCATCTTCTCGGGGTTCTTCGAGACCCTGTTCTTCCTGTTCGGTCTGGGTTTCGGCTTCGGCAGGATGGTGGGGGAGGTCGCGGGCCCCGGCGGCACCCCGATCAGCTACGTCGCCTTCATCGCCCCGGCGCTGCTCGCCGCGTCCGCCATGAACGGCTCGGTCTACGACGCCACTTTCAACATCTTCTTCAAGTTCAAATACAGCCGCCTCTACGACGCCATGCTGGCGACGCCACTGGGCCCGCTGGACATCGCGATCGGCGAGATCACCTGGGCCCTGATCCGCGGCGCCCTCTACGCGGGCGGCTTCCTCGCGGTGATGCTGGGCATGGGCCTGCTGACGTCCCCCTGGGCCTTGCTGGCCCTGCCCGCCGCGATCCTGATCTCGTTCGGCTTCGCCGCGGTGGGGATGGCGTGCACGACGTTCATGCGGTCCTGGCAGGACTTCGACTACGTGCAGCTCGCGCTCATGCCGATGTTCCTGTTCTCGTCGACGTTCTTCCCACTCAGCGTCTACCCGGAGCCACTGCAGGTCGCCATCAAGTGCTTCCCGCTCTACCACGCGATCGAGATCATGCGGGGCTTGTGCACGGGCTTCGTGGACCCGTCGATGCTCGGCCACCTCGCATACTTCGCCGCCATGGTCGCCATCGGCATCACCATCTCCGCCAAACGGCTCGGCAAACTCCTGCTCTCCTGATCGCACCTACGCTGGTCGGGTGCCCACCGCCGCGCTGCGCCGCGCATTGACCGAACCCGGCCCGCGACCGCTACCCGACCGCGCCGCCGACCTGTTGACCACGCTGGACGCTCCACCCCGGCTCGCCGCGCACCTGCGGGCCGTGCACGACGTGGCCGTGCAGCTAGTCGACTGGGTGGCGCTACATCACCCCACCGTCGAGGTCGATCGCGAAGCCGCCCTCTTCGGCGCCGCCACCCACGACATCGGCAAGACCCTCCACCCCGACGAGCTGTCCGGCCCCGGCTCCGCCCACGAGCAGGCGGGCTACGAGTTGCTCCGCGCCCACGGCGTCGACGAGCGGCTCGCCCGCTTCGCCCGCGACCACGCCTCCTGGACCGGCCCGCACATCGGCTTCGACGACCTGCTGGTCAGCCTGGCGGACAAGGTCTGGAAGGCCAAACGCGTCCCCGACCTGGAGCAACGCGTGGTCGACCACCTCGCGGCCGCCGCCGGGCAGCAGCCGTGGGAGGCGTTCCTGGCACTCGACGACTTCCTCGACACGCTCGCCGCCGATGCCGACAGCAGGCTGGCCTACCAGGCGAGCCACCCCATCGCCGTCTGACCCGATTCCGAAGGGTTACCCTGGTGCGTTGTGAGCGTCGAGTCAGTCTTCCCCCAGCTTGAGCCCCTGCTCCCCAGGGTCTCCAAGCCCGTCCAATACGTCGGCGGGGAGCTCAACGCCACCGTCAAGCCGTGGGACAGCGCCAACGTCCGCTGGGCGCTGATGTACCCCGACGCCTACGAGGTGGGGCTGCCCAACCAGGGCGTCATGATCCTCTACGAGGTGCTCAACGAGCAGCCCGACGTCCTGGCCGAGCGCACTTACGCGGTCTGGCCGGACCTCGAGAAGCTGATGCGGGAGCACAACGTCCCCCAGTTCACCGTCGACGGCCACCGCCCGCTCGGCGCGTTCGACATCCTCGGCGTCAGCTTCTCCACCGAACTCGGCTACACCAACATGCTCACCGCCTTGGACCTCG is drawn from Actinokineospora alba and contains these coding sequences:
- a CDS encoding ABC transporter permease, with the translated sequence MTSVLARPATGRVLSPTRASLLVVDGLWTWYRRNWRASVTSGFLQPVLYLVALGFGFGSQVTASPTTLGLPYVQYLAPALLVASLMQVAAFESTYPILSAFRWQRSYLAIAATPITPSQVLAGQLGWIAVRLSFTAVAFTLVAAVLGAITGPGIILSILISVLTGMAMSAPIVAYSATLENEGQGFNVVFRFIIIPMTLFAGTFFPVDQLPGWVQPLVWITPLWHGTELSRDAAFATLELWPTLGHLTYLTAMVAVGAYLGRRVFIRRLAV
- a CDS encoding ABC transporter permease, which translates into the protein MTQTIMRPEAEPAGLMFRMLPTGMYAGRSSVLVERSYLVNKRAWLIIFSGFFETLFFLFGLGFGFGRMVGEVAGPGGTPISYVAFIAPALLAASAMNGSVYDATFNIFFKFKYSRLYDAMLATPLGPLDIAIGEITWALIRGALYAGGFLAVMLGMGLLTSPWALLALPAAILISFGFAAVGMACTTFMRSWQDFDYVQLALMPMFLFSSTFFPLSVYPEPLQVAIKCFPLYHAIEIMRGLCTGFVDPSMLGHLAYFAAMVAIGITISAKRLGKLLLS
- a CDS encoding HD domain-containing protein; this translates as MPTAALRRALTEPGPRPLPDRAADLLTTLDAPPRLAAHLRAVHDVAVQLVDWVALHHPTVEVDREAALFGAATHDIGKTLHPDELSGPGSAHEQAGYELLRAHGVDERLARFARDHASWTGPHIGFDDLLVSLADKVWKAKRVPDLEQRVVDHLAAAAGQQPWEAFLALDDFLDTLAADADSRLAYQASHPIAV